The DNA sequence TCGTCGGAGTACACCCTGACCGGGCCTCTGGCGGTGGTGATGTACGTGTACTTCGTCGGCGGGGCCGGGATCGCCTTCAGGGCCTGTTCATACTCGCCGCGCTTCTCCGCGAAAACCATGCGGTTCGCCTCGTCACGAGTCACGGCGGGCAGCCCGTCCAGCGCTCCGACCGAAGCCGCGTTCAGGGCAAGGTGGGCCGCCTGCTCGTCCGCGCTGAGCCCCTTCCACCAGGCCGCGTTGTCCTTCGGGCTGCCGTCCTTCGGGGGCTCCGGCAGGGAGTCGGTATAGGCCTTGCCCGCTTCGCGGACGCCGCTCGTGTCCGACTGTGCGTCCGCCCAGTCCCGGTGGGAGACCGTCAAGTCGTCGTCAGCCTTCAGTGCGCGCAGCTTCGGCGCCCACTTCGTGTCCGCTTCCGTGGCCTCTTCCAGGGCGTCGGCGATCCGGTTCGCGTAGGCCATCGCCCTGCCGTAATACGGGTTCGGGTGGATGTTGATCGCCTGGCGCTCCAGTGCGTCGGACGTCGGGCTGCCCCCCGCGCTCCCGGTCACCGTGCCGCCGTCCGCCGTCTTCTCGTCGCCGGGCTTGCTGCCCGCCGGGTAGGAGACGGAGCCGTTCGCGTTTACCGTGCAGCCGCCGGCCCGGGCGTCCTCCATGGCCGCTTCCAGCTTGCGCTTGGCCACCGCGATGTCGAAGGCGAAGCCATTCAGCGCGGTGCTCACCAGGCCGCACTCGGTCTGCGTGTAGTGGAAGTTCTTCGAAAGGCTCTTGAGCTCCTCGACCGCTGCCTTCGCCGCGTCGCCCTCCAGCTGGTTGCGGAGTTCCACACTGATGCGGTTGTCGATCGCGTCCTTGGCCTCGGAGGCCATGTCACCGGTCGTCCGATATCCGTCCGCTGCCTCTTCGTACTCCGACGGCTTGAAAGCTCTGAGTGTCGCAAGGTCCATGACCGGACTCACTTCTCCTTGGCCTGGCCGCCGACGGCCTCGGTGTCCCCGTA is a window from the Streptomyces sp. MMBL 11-1 genome containing:
- a CDS encoding alpha/beta hydrolase encodes the protein MDLATLRAFKPSEYEEAADGYRTTGDMASEAKDAIDNRISVELRNQLEGDAAKAAVEELKSLSKNFHYTQTECGLVSTALNGFAFDIAVAKRKLEAAMEDARAGGCTVNANGSVSYPAGSKPGDEKTADGGTVTGSAGGSPTSDALERQAINIHPNPYYGRAMAYANRIADALEEATEADTKWAPKLRALKADDDLTVSHRDWADAQSDTSGVREAGKAYTDSLPEPPKDGSPKDNAAWWKGLSADEQAAHLALNAASVGALDGLPAVTRDEANRMVFAEKRGEYEQALKAIPAPPTKYTYITTARGPVRVYSDEYMAWDDRYSDRKKELEGYLKGMDQIQDRFDRTGVRGLPEAYLLGYDPVGHSDGKIILANGNPDTADHTAVYVPGTKANIEKIAEGAALGDLGRSERLWAESGRMAPDKSFSTITWLDYDAPDKVVGEATRGSYAEDAGPTLRSFMEGNRAAHEMNIGNPGHTTLIGHSYGTTVVGVAAQSDIGPPGEFGPTPRIADDVIAVGSPGMQADHAADLGVGAQHVWAMGGSSDDQVVRQGGRLVGLGDNLTIPTDERFGGNIMKSDSPDHGGFWDPESTSLRNQAAVIAGKYERVQHD